In Uranotaenia lowii strain MFRU-FL chromosome 2, ASM2978415v1, whole genome shotgun sequence, one genomic interval encodes:
- the LOC129742882 gene encoding uncharacterized protein K02A2.6-like: protein MCAVHAKSSPKTSPQPWPATHSPWERIHIDFAGPFKGLNFLVVVDAHSRWPEICTIKSATSSAVIEFLDELFARFGIPSTIVSDNGSQFILKQFENFCGRNGIQHLRISPYHPQSNGQAERFVDSLKRSLLKINDWQNIHESLQTFLQVYRSTPSRVLNGSTPAELMIGRKIKTILNLLDHDQSRHPKADQEPRPHKLTTGAAVYAKLYRNNSSWKWVPGKILEVIGKVNFNILLEEHHGRRKLIRSHVDQVKLRYPGDASTSERQPTPLNILVDMFGLQARSSQPSPTSNVPEPEEDDPQPPAGESTLVDVDVSMEDQNDSFVSLEDEPTPRRPRRNIRLPERLNSYLVSWK, encoded by the coding sequence ATGTGTGCTGTTCATGCCAAATCCTCACCGAAGACTTCTCCTCAACCGTGGCCAGCAACACATTCTCCTTGGGAACGCATCCACATCGACTTTGCCGGTCCATTCAAAGGTCTCAACTTCCTGGTTGTGGTGGATGCCCATTCAAGATGGCCCGAGATCTGCACAATCAAATCAGCAACATCATCGGCAGTCATCGAGTTCCTGGATGAATTGTTCGCTCGTTTTGGGATTCCATCAACAATTGTTTCCGACAATGGCAGccaattcattttgaaacaattcGAAAATTTCTGCGGGAGGAACGGTATTCAACATCTGCGGATTTCGCCTTATCATCCACAATCAAACGGTCAGGCTGAAAGGTTCGTGGATTCCCTCAAGAGGTCTTTGCTGAAAATCAACGACTGGCAAAACATCCATGAATCACTTCAAACGTTCCTGCAAGTTTACCGATCAACTCCAAGCCGAGTCCTGAATGGTTCCACTCCAGCTGAGCTCATGATTGgcagaaaaatcaaaactattcTGAATCTTCTGGATCATGACCAATCGAGACATCCGAAAGCAGATCAGGAACCACGACCACACAAACTAACAACTGGTGCTGCGGTGTATGCCAAACTATACCGCAACAATTCGTCTTGGAAGTGGGTTCCTGGAAAGATTCTTGAAGTGATTGGCAAAGTTAACTTCAACATCCTATTGGAAGAGCATCATGGCAGGCGGAAGCTGATACGTTCACACGTCGACCAGGTCAAGCTTCGGTATCCGGGTGATGCAAGTACTTCGGAGAGGCAGCCTACACCATTGAACATATTGGTCGATATGTTTGGACTTCAAGCCCGGTCAAGCCAACCATCTCCAACATCAAATGTTCCAGAACCTGAAGAAGATGATCCACAACCACCAGCCGGAGAATCAACTTTGGTCGATGTCGATGTTAGCATGGAAGACCAAAACGATTCTTTTGTTTCCCTCGAAGATGAACCAACACCTAGACGTCCCCGAAGGAACATCAGACTGCCTGAGAGATTAAATTCTTACCTGGTGTCCTGGAAATAA